A stretch of Zymoseptoria tritici IPO323 chromosome 1, whole genome shotgun sequence DNA encodes these proteins:
- a CDS encoding uncharacterized protein (related to glycosidase crf2 precursor (Crh-like protein 2)), which yields MKHTFSAAAALIATFSLVAAQSAPKCGPGNNCPSDAPCCSQYGQCGAGAYCLGGCDPEHSFSLKSCMAAPTCKSADYKMDSIDDIAKNTVYLGDASKANWVSSGTVVEYNDDSVLLTMAPSTVGTLLSSTHYVWYGKISATMTTSQGQGVVTAFILMSDVKDEIDFEWVGDDVTSAQSNYYYQGITNYQNMVPLKVSDTRQNTHTYEIDWTPDKVTWSIDGNVMRTLNRDDTYNETTKGYNFPQTPARVQLSLWPAGLPSNGEGTIEWAGGLVNWDSNYMQNGYYYAMIKDVTVECYKPPSGSGNGDAYYYTSVAGTEGDVQIGNNDTVLSSFLATGENPKFGGSSDTSSASAQPTQQVETVPGISGGGNVASSGRAPVDTGGDNSGTSAGDGNTALSSGSGGNTFSQGMSSDGTNTSEAPKLAAGSVVALLGFFVAALTL from the exons ATGAAGCACACATTCagcgctgctgctgcgttGATCGCAACCTTCTCCCTCGTCGCCGCTCAGAGCGCTCCCAAGTGCGGTCCCGGAAACAACTGCCCTTCAGACGCACCATGTTGTTCACAATACGGTCAATGTGGTGCTGGTGCATACTGCTTGGGAGGATGTGATCCCGAACACTCTTTCTCACTCAAGTCTTGTATGGCTGCACCCACTTGCAAGAGCGCCGATTACAAAATGGATTCGATCGACGATATCGCGAAGAACACAGTATACCTGGGTGACGCGTCCAAGGCGAACTGGGTCAGCTCGGGAACGGTGGTGGAATACAACGACGATTCGGTGCTGCTCACAATGGCTCCATCGACTGTCGGCACCTTGCTTTCGAGCACTCATTACGTTTGGTATGGAAAGATCAGTGCGACCATGACCACATCACAAGGTCAAGGTGTTGTCACTGCGTTCATCTTGATGAGTGATGTCAAGGATGAAATCGATTTCGAGTGGGTTGGAGATGATGTGACCTCTGCACAGTCCAACTACTATTACCAGGGTATCACCAACT ACCAAAACATGGTGCCACTCAAGGTTTCCGACACTCGCCAGAACACGCACACCTACGAGATCGACTGGACTCCAGACAAGGTCACTTGGTCCATTGACGGAAATGTCATGCGCACACTCAACAGGGATGATACCTACAACGAGACCACCAAGGGTTACAACTTCCCTCAGACACCCGCTCGTGTTCAACTTTCCCTCTGGCCAGCTGGGCTGCCGTCCAACGGTGAGGGCACCATCGAGTGGGCTGGAGGATTGGTCAACTGGGACAGCAACTACATGCAGAACGGTTACTACTACGCCATGATTAAGGATGTTACCGTCGAATGCTACAAACCACCAAGCGGCTCCGGCAACGGCGATGCTTACTACTACACCAGCGTGGCCGGTACGGAGGGTGATGTACAGATTGGTAACAACGACACCGTCCTGTCCTCTTTCTTGGCCACTGGTGAGAACCCGAAGTTTGGAGGATCCAGCGATACATCCAGTGCCAGTGCCCAGCCCACCCAGCAGGTCGAGACTGTGCCTGGTATCTCCGGTGGCGGCAATGTCGCGAGCAGCGGGCGTGCTCCCGTCGACACTGGCGGCGACAACTCTGGAACCTCCGCTGGCGATGGTAACACTGCCCTGTCCTCCGGCAGCGGCGGCAACACTTTCTCGCAGGGCATGTCCAGCGATGGCACCAACACCAGCGAAGCACCCAAACTTGCTGCTGGCAGCGTGGTGGCTCTTCTCGGATTCTTCGTCGCAGCTTTGACGCTGTAG
- a CDS encoding 40S ribosomal protein S21 gives MENERGELVDLYVPRKCSATNRIIKAKDHASVQISVGKVDENGRYTGENQVYALSGFVRAMGESDDSINRLAQRDGFLKGVWSGSR, from the exons ATGGAGAACGAACGCGGCGAGCTCGTCGACCT CTACGTCCCCCGCAAGTGCAGCGCAACCAACCGCATCATCAAAGCCAAAGACCACGCTTCCGTGCAAATCTCCGTCGGCAAAGTCGACGAGAACGGCCGCTACACCGGCGAGAACCAGGTCTACGCCCTCTCTGGGTTCGTGCGCGCCATGGGCGAGAGCGACGATTCGATCAACCGATTGGCGCAGAGGGATGGGTTCTTGAAGGGGGTTTGGAGTGGGAGCCGATAA
- a CDS encoding putative ABC transporter (ABC transporter, ABC-B family, ATM / HMT type. ATM1 is an ABC transporter that is expressed in the mitochondia. Although the specific function of ATM1 is unknown, its disruption results in the accumulation of excess mitochondrial iron, loss of mitochondrial cytochromes, oxidative damage to mitochondrial DNA, and decreased levels of cytosolic heme proteins. ...) translates to MAEANQQWVSNPVAQRVLSYLQIAYPIILLILYLLAFTARSIVAAGKEEPVVQESEQLGPGGKPLPPRKNNQPKKHSTHDLDFSRPRKLLFEWLSVGVILSLGANVAVIIVHALLERKEGWWCGEAPTIYLVGAFMVYTLMVIHMIESIPSPTAAHYVSWIVAALMEIILLGASFALYTSVHRESKVGKPHGGEIRREMTTWEITEVVIDIVRLFLILALVSFYTLFVYLLGFGKRQETSHEEERTALLANGTHENGSANGNGSAVGYGTQNGKPAAPQSRQEEVPAGWEKPKQTPSRSWWEYLRAYTVFLPYIWPAKDRKLQINFITCIGIVIIQRAIQLAVPIQAGNITNILAGKDPSGIYMPWFAIGLYILYRIFQGGNGLLGAARQVLWIPIEQYSYRELSVAAFEHVHMLSLEFHLGKKTGEVLSALGKGASLNTFLESVTFNVLPMLVDLGVAMVYFLIYFDAYYALVIAVVTFWYIYITIRMASWRADIRRQATNASREEDAVKNDSMMSYETVKYFNAEAYEFNRYRDAVNKYQKAEYLVTLSLALMNTIQNLVFMVGLIVACFIAAYQVTSGLIPVGDFVIMLTYMTQLQGPLNFFGTFYRMIQNNMINSERMLELFKEQPTVIDKPDVTTLPSCEGEIRYNEVKFSYDTRKPALQGLSFTCAPGTATALVGESGGGKSTVFRLLFRFYNAEAGNIQLDGHDVESITIDSLRKHIGVVPQDTILFNETLMYNLKYARQDATDEEVYAACRAASIHDKILGFPDGYETKVGERGLRLSGGEKQRVAIARTIIKDPRIILLDEATAALDTETEEHIQEALQTLAQGRTMLVIAHRLSTITMCDQILVLHEGKVAESGTHQELLEKKGRYASMWKKQVRAQRAAEEAKVLKDKADRLRRESMDSSAARGRGGILEEDTPPSSDEDDHLHRASAAGGSRSASAGKQREQTEFQRTLSLPADSAVPNAQISSALTSGRDTGTDMAGPREALRSGTVRSPSPVQEEPFGRPPGHP, encoded by the exons ATGGCGGAAGCCAACCAACAATGGGTGTCCAATCCTGTAGCACAGCGTGTGTTGAGCTACCTGCAGATCGCCTACCCGATCATCCTCCTGATCCTCTATCTCCTCGCCTTCACGGCTCGCAGCATCGTCGCAGCCGGAAAGGAAGAGCCAGTCGTGCAAGAGTCGGAGCAATTGGGTCCAGGAGGCAAACCACTGCCTCCGAGGAAGAACAACCAGCCAAAGAAACACAGCACACACGATCTTGATTTTAGCCGGCCGAGGAAGTTGCTGTTCGAATGGCTGTCAGTGGGCGTCATACTCAGTTTGGGGGCCAATGTCGCGGTGATCATAGTCCATGCCCTGCTTGAGAGGAAAGAGGGCTGGTGGTGTGGAGAAGCACCCACG ATTTACCTGGTGGGAGCCTTCATGGTGTACACCCTGATGGTGATCCACATGATTGAATCCATACCATCTCCCACGGCAGCGCACTACGTGTCATGGATTGTGGCGGCATTGATGGAGATTATCCTGCTAGGAGCCTCATTCGCGCTGTACACTTCTGTGCACCGGGAATCCAAGGTCGGAAAGCCACATGGAGGGGAGATACGCCGAGAAATGACCACATGGGAAATCACCGAAGTCGTCATCGACATTGTGCGgctcttcctcatccttgCTCTCGTGAGCTTCTACACGCTGTTTGTCTACCTGCTGGGTTTCGGCAAGAGACAGGAGACGAGccacgaggaggagagaacAGCATTGCTCGCGAACGGAACGCATGAGAATGGAAGTGCCAATGGCAATGGATCAGCCGTGGGATACGGAACGCAGAATGGCAAACCAGCCGCACCACAATCACGCCAGGAGGAGGTCCCAGCGGGGTGGGAAAAGCCGAAGCAGACGCCCTCTCGAAGTTGGTGGGAATACCTGCGAGCATACACTGTGTTCCTGCCATACATATGGCCAGCAAAGGACCGCAAGCTCCAGATCAACTTCATCACTTGCATTGGCATTGTGATCATACAGCGCGCCATTCAACTAGCTGTTCCCATCCAAGCAGGCAATATCACCAACATTCTGGCCGGCAAAGATCCCTCCGGCATTTACATGCCCTGGTTCGCCATCGGTCTGTACATCCTCTACCGGATCTTCCAAGGAGGCAACGGGCTTCTTGGAGCTGCCAGGCAGGTATTATGGATTCCGATCGAGCAGTACTCGTACCGGGAATTATCTGTAGCAGCCTTTGAGCACGTGCACATGCTCAGCTTGGAATTCCATCTGGGCAAAAAGACTGGCGAGGTGCTTTCTGCGTTGGGCAAAGGCGCATCGCTCAACACCTTCCTGGAATCAGTCACTTTCAACGTGTTGCCCATGCTCGTTGATCTTGGCGTGGCCATGGTCTACTTCCTCATTTACTTTGACGCCTACTATGCTCTGGTGATCGCCGTGGTCACATTCTGGTACATCTACATCACCATCCGTATGGCCTCATGGCGTGCAGACATCCGCAGACAAGCTACAAATGCCAGCAGAGAGGAGGACGCCGTCAAAAACGACTCGATGATGTCGTACGAGACGGTCAAGTACTTCAATGCCGAGGCATACGAGTTCAACCGCTACCGGGATGCGGTGAACAAATATCAGAAAGCCGAATACCTGGTCACGTTGTCTTTGGCGTTGATGAATACCATCCAGAACTTGGTGTTCATGGTAGGCTTGATCGTGGCGTGCTTCATCGCGGCATATCAAGTCACCAGCGGACTGATTCCGGTCGGTGATTTTGTCATTATGCTGACCTACATGACCCAACTCCAAGGACCGCTGAACTTCTTCGGTACCTTTTACCGAATGATTCAAAACAACATGATCAATTCGGAGCGAATGCTGGAACTGTTCAAGGAACAGCCGACAGTGATTGACAAACCTGATGTCACGACATTACCCAGCTGCGAAGGAGAGATTCGCTACAATGAGGTGAAGTTTTCATACGACACCAGGAAGCCAGCATTGCAAGGACTGTCTTTCACATGCGCTCCAGGCACCGCAACAGCGCTCGTCGGTGAGTCAGGGGGAGGCAAATCGACCGTCTTCCGACTGCTCTTCCGCTTCTACAACGCCGAAGCCGGCAACATCCAACTCGACGGTCACGATGTGGAGAGCATCACCATCGACAGCTTGAGGAAACACATCGGTGTTGTGCCACAAGATACCATCCTCTTCAACGAGACGCTCATGTACAATTTGAAGTACGCCCGACAAGACGCCACGGACGAAGAAGTCTACGCAGCTTGCCGTGCCGCCTCCATCCACGACAAAATCCTCGGCTTTCCCGATGGATACGAGACCAAAGTCGGCGAGCGTGGGCTTCGCCTCTCCGGTGGTGAGAAGCAACGAGTCGCCATCGCCCGAACCATCATCAAAGACCCgcgcatcatcctcctcgacgaaGCCACCGCAGCCCTCGACACTGAGACAGAAGAGCACATCCAAGAAGCCCTCCAAACCCTCGCTCAGGGTCGCACCATGCTCGTCATCGCCCACCGCCTCAGCACTATCACCATGTGCGACCAaatcctcgtcctccacgAAGGCAAAGTCGCCGAAAGCGGCACCCACCAAGAACTACTCGAGAAAAAGGGCCGCTACGCAAGCATGTGGAAGAAACAAGTCCGCGCCCAGCGCGCCGCGGAAGAAGCCAAAGTGCTGAAGGATAAGGCTGACAGACTACGGCGGGAAAGCATGGACAGCAGCGCCGCACGAGGTCGAGGCGGGATTCTGGAGGAAGACACACCGCCTTCcagcgacgaggacgatcaCCTCCATCGTGCGTCTGCCGCGGGAGGTAGTCGCAGCGCGAGTGCCGGCAAACAACGCGAACAGACGGAATTTCAACGCACGTTATCTCTACCGGCGGATTCGGCGGTTCCGAACGCGCAGATTTCGTCCGCACTGACGAGTGGGCGAGATACGGGCACGGATATGGCGGGTCCGAGGGAGGCGTTAAGGAGTGGGACGGTGAGGAGTCCGAGTCCCGTGCAGGAGGAACCGTTTGGACGACCACCTGGCCATCCTTAG